In Streptomyces sp. NBC_01426, one genomic interval encodes:
- a CDS encoding gluconokinase: MSTRTARYDVSSQRVIVVMGVAGTGKTTVGRLLAEALRVPYAEGDAFHPEANVAKMSAGTPLDDADRWPWLDAIGEWIRRGADLEGGIVAASSLKRSYRDRLRSFAPGVVFVHLTGERPLIERRMAERKGHFMPTTLLDSQFATLEPLQPDELGVAVDVRGTPEEITRRALEALHRL, encoded by the coding sequence ATGTCGACGAGGACAGCGAGGTACGACGTGAGCTCCCAGCGCGTCATTGTGGTGATGGGTGTGGCCGGCACGGGCAAGACGACCGTGGGCCGGCTGCTCGCGGAGGCCCTCCGTGTCCCCTACGCCGAGGGCGACGCCTTCCACCCGGAAGCCAACGTCGCCAAGATGTCGGCGGGCACCCCGCTGGACGACGCGGACCGATGGCCGTGGTTGGACGCCATCGGCGAGTGGATCCGTCGCGGCGCGGACCTGGAGGGCGGGATCGTCGCGGCCTCGTCCCTCAAGCGTTCCTACCGTGATCGGTTGCGGAGCTTCGCCCCCGGGGTCGTCTTCGTCCATCTCACCGGCGAACGCCCTCTGATCGAGCGGCGGATGGCGGAGCGCAAGGGGCACTTCATGCCCACCACCCTGCTCGACTCGCAGTTCGCGACGCTCGAACCCCTCCAGCCGGACGAACTCGGCGTCGCCGTCGATGTCCGCGGCACTCCCGAGGAGATCACCCGACGGGCGCTGGAGGCCCTGCACCGACTCTGA
- a CDS encoding GntT/GntP/DsdX family permease, giving the protein MTGLSVETLAAAAPGPITSAGHAQLGVAVLAGIAVIVLLITRFKLHAFLALTVGSLALGSFAGAPPAKTIASFTAGLGATVAGVGVLIALGAILGKLLADSGGADEIVVTILARAKGRAMPWAMVLIASVIGLPLFFEVGIVLLIPVVLLVAKRGNYSLMRIGIPALAGLSVMHGLIPPHPGPLVAIDALHANLGVTLALGVVVAIPTVIIAGPLFSRYAARWVDIPAPEHMVPQRPSAELEHRPRFGATVFTVLLPVALMLVKALVDIVVNDPDNGVQRVTDVAGSPLIALLAAVLVGMFTLGRAAGFTRERLSSTVEKSLAPIAGILLIVGAGGGFKQTLIDAGVGQMILELSESWAVPTLLLAWLIAVIIRLATGSATVATISAAGLVAPLAAGSSTTETALLVLAIGAGSLFFSHVNDAGFWLVKEYFGMTVGQTVKTWSVMETIISVVGLGFVLLLSLVL; this is encoded by the coding sequence GTGACCGGTCTCAGCGTCGAGACACTGGCAGCGGCCGCCCCCGGACCCATCACCTCGGCCGGGCACGCCCAGCTGGGCGTGGCCGTCCTCGCGGGCATCGCCGTCATCGTCCTGCTCATCACCCGCTTCAAGCTGCACGCCTTCCTGGCCCTCACCGTGGGCTCACTCGCCCTCGGTTCGTTCGCGGGCGCCCCGCCGGCGAAGACCATCGCCAGTTTCACCGCCGGCCTCGGCGCCACGGTCGCCGGAGTCGGCGTACTCATCGCGCTCGGCGCCATCCTCGGGAAACTGCTCGCCGACTCGGGCGGCGCCGACGAGATCGTGGTCACGATCCTGGCGCGCGCCAAGGGGCGGGCGATGCCCTGGGCCATGGTGCTGATCGCCTCCGTGATCGGGCTCCCGCTCTTCTTCGAGGTCGGGATCGTGCTCCTGATCCCCGTGGTGCTGCTCGTCGCCAAACGCGGCAACTACTCCTTGATGCGCATCGGCATCCCGGCCCTCGCCGGACTCTCCGTGATGCACGGGCTGATACCCCCGCATCCGGGCCCGCTCGTCGCCATCGACGCGCTCCACGCGAACCTGGGCGTCACCCTCGCCCTCGGAGTGGTCGTCGCCATCCCGACGGTGATCATCGCCGGCCCGCTGTTCTCCCGGTACGCCGCCCGTTGGGTGGACATCCCCGCGCCGGAACACATGGTCCCGCAGCGCCCGTCGGCCGAGTTGGAACACCGCCCGCGGTTCGGGGCGACCGTGTTCACCGTGCTCCTCCCCGTGGCCCTGATGCTGGTCAAGGCGCTCGTCGACATCGTGGTCAACGACCCCGACAACGGTGTCCAGCGCGTCACGGACGTGGCCGGCTCACCGCTGATCGCGCTCCTCGCGGCCGTGCTGGTGGGCATGTTCACCCTCGGCAGGGCGGCCGGCTTCACCAGGGAGCGGCTCTCGTCCACGGTGGAGAAGTCCCTGGCCCCGATCGCCGGCATCCTGCTGATCGTGGGCGCGGGAGGCGGCTTCAAGCAGACCCTCATCGACGCCGGGGTCGGCCAGATGATCCTGGAGCTCTCCGAGAGCTGGGCCGTTCCCACGCTGCTCCTGGCCTGGCTCATCGCGGTGATCATCCGCCTGGCCACCGGCTCGGCGACGGTGGCCACGATCTCCGCGGCCGGCCTGGTGGCCCCGCTCGCCGCCGGCTCGTCGACCACGGAGACCGCCCTGCTGGTGCTGGCGATCGGGGCGGGCTCGCTGTTCTTCAGCCATGTCAACGACGCCGGGTTCTGGCTGGTCAAGGAGTACTTCGGGATGACCGTCGGGCAGACCGTCAAGACCTGGTCGGTGATGGAGACCATCATCTCGGTGGTCGGCCTGGGCTTCGTCCTCCTGCTGTCCCTCGTCCTCTGA
- a CDS encoding cytochrome P450, which produces MTQSTTTRGQAAPTEGGRPARTGRAEAVRFAATHTLPVLVRDLVGPRPQPRPGAGSGRPRWPAATLRALRARHGGAPLLLRGPTGPTLVLLDPQDLPRFHEAPASELATCPPDKCRAPGAAPETGPPAHHEDREDRDDLRARRREVDEIVLASGSPVHPSCGPFLAVIADEAGRLGAASHPLGLARARHAVTRAARRMVLGDTAAGDEELAGWLDRLDAGGERRAPRRNRAAESLHEKAGTRIARYAAAAEPYTLVGRARRHPDPDGTLDPIGQALHWLRALDAVPATLLRTLLLLAAHPAEQDAASAEARSGDAAKGELPRLRACVQETLRLYPVVPDLVRVTRTETEWRGVRHPAGTPVLLPALFHQRDPEHVPAADVFVPGRWASPGSREDLRMAPFGHGAGRCPGDRLGLLVVAAFCAELLRGHRVRDGRPALDPVGPLPSALDPRRIRLTITRR; this is translated from the coding sequence ATGACCCAGTCGACCACGACCCGAGGCCAGGCGGCCCCGACCGAGGGCGGCCGCCCCGCACGAACCGGCCGGGCCGAGGCCGTGCGTTTCGCCGCGACCCACACCCTGCCCGTGCTCGTACGCGACCTGGTGGGCCCGCGCCCGCAACCGCGCCCCGGGGCCGGCTCCGGTCGGCCCCGCTGGCCGGCGGCCACCCTGCGCGCCCTGCGGGCCCGGCACGGCGGCGCCCCCCTGCTGCTGCGCGGCCCGACCGGCCCCACGCTGGTCCTGCTGGACCCGCAGGACCTGCCCCGGTTCCACGAAGCGCCCGCGAGCGAACTCGCGACGTGCCCGCCGGACAAATGCCGGGCCCCCGGCGCCGCGCCCGAAACCGGCCCTCCCGCCCACCACGAGGACCGCGAGGACCGCGACGACCTCCGTGCCCGCCGCCGCGAGGTCGATGAGATCGTGCTGGCCTCGGGCAGCCCCGTACACCCCTCCTGCGGCCCCTTCCTCGCGGTCATCGCCGACGAGGCCGGCCGACTGGGCGCCGCCTCCCACCCCCTCGGGCTCGCCCGCGCCCGACACGCCGTCACCCGGGCCGCCCGCCGCATGGTGCTCGGCGACACGGCCGCCGGGGACGAGGAACTCGCCGGCTGGCTCGACCGGCTCGACGCCGGCGGCGAGCGCAGGGCGCCCCGCAGGAACCGCGCCGCCGAGAGCCTCCACGAGAAGGCGGGCACGCGCATCGCCCGGTACGCCGCCGCCGCCGAGCCCTACACCCTCGTCGGGCGGGCCCGCCGGCACCCCGACCCCGACGGCACCCTCGACCCCATCGGCCAGGCCCTCCACTGGCTACGGGCCCTGGACGCCGTCCCCGCGACCCTGCTGCGCACCCTGCTGCTCCTCGCCGCCCACCCCGCCGAACAGGACGCGGCCTCCGCCGAGGCCCGGTCCGGCGACGCCGCCAAGGGCGAACTGCCCCGGCTGCGGGCCTGCGTCCAGGAAACGCTGCGCCTCTACCCGGTGGTGCCCGACCTGGTCCGGGTCACCCGGACCGAGACCGAGTGGCGGGGCGTGCGTCACCCGGCGGGGACCCCCGTGCTCCTGCCCGCGCTGTTCCACCAGCGCGACCCCGAGCACGTGCCCGCCGCGGACGTGTTCGTACCCGGGAGGTGGGCCTCCCCGGGGTCCCGCGAGGACCTCCGGATGGCCCCCTTCGGCCACGGGGCCGGCCGCTGCCCCGGAGACCGGCTGGGCCTGCTCGTCGTGGCCGCGTTCTGCGCCGAACTGCTGCGCGGGCACCGCGTCCGGGACGGCAGACCGGCCCTGGATCCGGTGGGTCCGCTGCCCTCGGCGCTGGACCCGAGACGGATCCGGCTCACGATCACCCGCCGCTGA